Part of the Xenopus laevis strain J_2021 chromosome 2S, Xenopus_laevis_v10.1, whole genome shotgun sequence genome is shown below.
ATTTAACATGTGCACAAAGTCTACCTGTGAGACAAAAAGGTCATGCTAATGAGTATCAAAAATTATGTGCTTTATCGTGTCccttacatttgcatttttacttCATATTGACTTTGGCATTCTGTCAAAGAAATCTGTTAATCTAATTAAGATCCAATCAAATTTAATATTATTCtatactattttttaaaaaaatggagtgCCTGAATGAACAATGCCAGAATCTGCAATCTTGCAAGAATAGCACATTTAAGTTTTACGTAATTATACTGCTATAATTAAGTTTAATTTGGCCAACCACTTAGCGTTAGGTTCAGGTCACACAAGGGAAGAACGTTCTTCCAAGGCTTACAAAGATTCCTTGTCTTGGAATCAGAGGTGAACACAGAAGTAACATACAAAGGCAGAAGAAGGAGGTGCGGATTgagtgcaggtcctacaatgacAATATTTTGCAGAGGTTAGGGTCAGGAGCAGGTTGaggttttcctgacccacacaacACACAACACTACAACAGATGTTTTCTTCCTATTATTTTGTTGGGTGCTATTCTCGTATATAGCACTTGATGGCATAATTGACAATACAGCAAAACACTTCCTATTTCCCCTTGATTCTCTCCTGTCTATAATTGCCTTGTGTTGGCTGGAATACAGACAATTTAGGACAgccatgtccaaagtcaggcccaggggccaATTGCGGGCCGTTTTcaaaatttacaccggccctcggCCTccttcatgaaattaataataatgcggcccgtcagcacagtgcgatcaggaatcgcgAGCTGATTTCAGCATGCtcctaaatcaggggtgtccaaactttttgcaaccattcagcctgacattctttgaaccattaacatcattaaacacatttaaacaaggaatcgcgtagcatAGCAGTAATATTTCGGCATagtagtgaaatgatctgccacttggtctatactgttgcctgtgtgctgaaggtgttagcaatagacacgtactggcacatagtgtcAATAGACATACCgacatgccagtacagtaaactaaagaagtatacgAGAGCGGCGCATCACTACGCACCAGTACGTAAGAATGGCAGGCTGAAtggttgcaaaaagtttggatacCCCTGATTTAGGAGCATGCTGAAATCAGCTCCTGTCTTCAgttatatttttctttgaaatgGCAGAAAGTAGTCTAGTGTATCAGGGCCCATTACTTCATAAGTAAATAATGTATATGGGGCTAAAGTCCTCACTGCTTCGAGCAATACAGCATTTAATGTATTTGGGGTGTCAGTATACTCTGCTTCTCAATGAATAACTTATTTGGGATGTGGGAGTATTGTTCTTACAAGCATGTGTCTTTTACTGTACAGGCTAGTTCAAAATGTCTGAAGCAAATGCCATATGGGACAGTTTTACAACAGTTCACTTCAGTTGGGAACAACTGAAACCATCTACAAGCCTATTGAAGTACACTGAAACTGCAAGTACAAGCCCAATAATGTGCATATCCAGCACACTGGGTGTTTTGTCCACTGACTAGTCAGTGGCAGCTAAAATGCAACCAATCCTGATTGGACGACAACAGCAGCAGTCAAAACCCCCCATATGCTGGAGACCCCCTTTATAACATATATGGAAGGTGGCATGACAAGCAGGGACTGAACTAGAAGTAGGCATACGATACGTGGGAAAGAAAATGTCTAATATGCAAGATCAACAAGGTTCAGCGCATTGATGGACAATTTTGTTTTTCCTCCATTAAAATACAGGATGGTTTTTCCACAGGCACATGCTATGAATCTGAAGCAGAGCACTGGAAACAACATAGAAACAGACAAACCCCTCAGAACTTGCTGAAAGAAAAGGGGTTATcagtgagaacaaaaaaaaaccctctttctcttgcctagattgggggacacaggtgCCATGGGGATGTCTCAAAGCAACCCCTGAAAAGTGGGACAATGTCGCCCTGTAGGTGGTAAGTATATCACTGTCTATAACTCCTTCGTCCCGAAACTTTCTTCGACTGACACCTGCATGTCAAGCTTTTAGAATCTTGTGAAAGTGTGTAGGGAGGACTAGATGGCTACTCAAAACACCTGCTGAGTGGAGGCCTGGTGCCGAACTCCCAGAAAATATAGAGTGAGCGTGTTGAGCGACCTCGGACTTTGAAGGGAGGAGGTTTGCCCCTAACTGCATAGGCCCTAATGATGGTGGAGTAGTTGGCAATGGTCATCTTGGAAGCCTTGAGTCTTTTCTAGGGCTGTCGGCAAGAACAAAAAGTGAGTCTACCTTCCTAACCCTCCCCATAGCCTTCAATTAGGTTATGAGTTATCAAACAACATCCAGCTAGTTAAGTCTTTGTTTTAGGGAATTTTTGTGGACTGGGCAAAATGAGGGAACTAGCAAATTCTGGTTAAGATAAAACTCCGAGACAAACTTTAGAAAAAAAGTCTGGTGTTGGTCTCATTACCGGTGGATGGAGATTTGCAGGACAGAACTGCCAGCTCGAATACTAGTTGCCAGAAGGAATACAACCTTTTCCATGAGAATGAAGAGCGGAATGTTGCCTAGAGGTTCATAGGGATCCTCTTGTAGGACTGCCACTACGAAGTTCATGTCCCAAAGGGGGAACCCGATATGTGTATGTGTGGAGGGGGGAAACTATTCTTGTTGCTCCTTGCAGGAAGGTTTTCATGTTGTTACACAGTTGTCTCTCTGGTGCTCGAAGTATGTGAGGAACTCTGCTGCTGCAGTGGCGGAATGCTATTTCTGCCCAAAACAATAGTTCCCTTGTGTGAGCTATATATACATAGTGCATATGATTGAACCATACTTATTAGGCTGGCGCAGACCTTATGGGAGAGAAATCAACAGCCTAAGGGGATAGGGAGCTTGCCTGCAGTCCTCCAGAAAATGGGAAGGCCAATGGGCATTAGCGCGGGGCAGTAGAAGGAGTCATTTTTAACTATCAATTTCCATTTTACCAAGCTGCTTCATTCTCATgattcctgtgtcccccaatctaggcaagagaaaaatttAGGTGTTTTATCTTATCAGCATTGCTATTATTTCTTTCTTATCTGCCGTGTTCTCATTTCAGGACTGGGACATTTCCCTTGCACAGTTCATCAGTACCTTGTCCATCATCTTCTTTGTCTGTCCATAGCGGATCCGTAGCCGCCTGGCTTGGTAGTCAGTGCAGTTTGAACAAGAGACCAGCTCTCTGAACGCACCTGAGCCTGGAAACCAGGCTTCTAAATCTAGCTTCTTACTGGCAGCATGATTCAAGGAgcctaaaaacaaaagaaattatttgtcaggacatttactttttttcaacTAGGGATCGAGTTTCTCCACATTTTTTTACACCAGCGGATATAATGCTGTATGCCACTGGCCTAAAGGAGGGTATGTTTGTccacataaaaaattaaatgctcCCAGATTGTGCTCTATCCTCTAGAAAGGGTGGGGCATTTAATTTACCTCTAACCCTACACCGATATAAGTGGTAATTATCATCATCATGATGATTCCAAAAATAGGCTTCATTTGAGTACCTGAAACAATATTCACAATACGATATGGGATGCCCAGCATCTGGTAAAATGATTCGGCTGTCATAATCATTTCTTCAAACATTTCCCAGGACTTGTTATCATGTGGCGAGGCATAAATAAACTGCTCAATCTGGTAAGGgttacaaagaagaaaaaaataatacatttgggaCAGAATAGATGACATGAGAGGCAAGTTAATTGGGGTTGTCTTAAAGAGCAacatactttaaaaataaaattgttcaaatTAAATACGCAAAGGAGAAATACATGATCAAACTGAACAAGCTTTTACCTTCTCAAACTGGTGTACTCTAAATATGCCTCGTGTGTCCCTTCCATGGGACCCTACTTCCTGACGGAAACAGGTTGATATGCCAGCATATCGTACAGGTAAATCTTCAGGCTTCAGCCACTCATCCCGATGTAATGCAGCTATTGGCTGTTCTGAAGTAGCTATAAGGTATTTCTCATCTACAGAGTTATCATCAGATTTTTCACTGCCTTTACCGAtcacctttaaatataaataagttgcaaataaaagaaaatacaatgccAAGTCAACTTTAGTTTATCTTTGCTTATCCGGAAAGCTGAAATCCAGAAAAGCTTTAAATTAACGGAAGATCATTTCTTGTAGAgtcatatttttttcccataatttccTGTAATAatgcagtatcttgtacttaaagAAAAGCTctgggttaaaggggaagtggATGTCAGGAATTAAAAATGGGGGGCCACTCAGAATGAAGTTGAGTAGGCTGGGATCCACAGACGTGTttagctgcatttttattaaactagacttttttttttaaatgtacataagAAACTAGAAAGGATCTGCATCAGCCCAGGAGCAGGCACACAGAGCTGTTTTCAATGCTAAAACATGTCAATACattgcctgcacctgggccaacaAGTTTATCTGCAGGCTAAGTGTGACCTTAGctacaaccagtggcttgtgaggaacatgttgctcaccaacccattggatgttgctcccagtggcctcaaaacaagtgcttatttttttaattccttccttggaagcaagtttaagttgcataaaaatcaggtgtactgccaaagagtcttctgtaggctgccagtccacatagaggcagTCACATCCCATAATTGACTGTTCCCAGgaacatatttttgtttaaatctcgtaaaagataaaaacaaagtTTAATTAATATGACAAAGGGCAGTTTTATGGAAATATGAGTTTgtggaaaaatataaaacaaatgaggACAATAAAGATGCAAACAAAATTGTGCAATTTTTGCACAGGAAAAAAAGTAAGTCATATTAGTTCTGTACTATGGCATTGGACTCGTTTGTTgcttgtacataatgtttttttcACCCAAGTACAGTGGTCCCATTATCTGCCACCTGTGGCTAAAATATCTTCGCTTTCAGTGCATACTTGGAGGAtgacaattaaatattttatatatatatacattgtaattTGTATACTTCAAATGTTCAAATATAAGAATAATGAACAATATGCCCTGCCCTTTCTCATTGCCCCTGTGTGACTACACAGGCTGAACACCTCAAAAGGCAGAGTAACACCCCAATAACTATTTAAATGTCtcgaaaaaaaatacacacaaaggGAATATCTGATGAACTCCTATCtcgaaaaagtcacaaaaaaaactgcagctctaTAAACAAACTATGTAGATCATACACATACCTTGTACAGTTCTTCATCAAACTGACTGAGCTGGGCCACCTCCTGCATGACCTCTTTTCTCATGAAGAATGGGGTATATATGGGAGTGTATCCCTTTTCTGACAGAGTATGCAAAGCAAACTGTATGAGGGCCTGCTCTAGAAACACCAACGGACCCTAAAATAAGGAGAAAAGTAGCATTCAATTACAGACCTAATTCCACTACTTATTATAAAGTTTTAGTTCTAATGTGAAATTTTAGTTCTAAATGTAATCATTATTGGGTGTGAAAGCCACCCAACCATATATATACACCTTTTTGCATAACGGATATATGATTCTAAGCAACATCTCAATATTAGTgctgggtgaatctgacctgtttcgctttgtcAAAAATTTGTGTGGGCTACAAAATTTTTCTTGATGtgtgacaaattttttcacccattagagtctatgggtgtaatttttgcgGCGATATTCACTATACATTagctaactaaaaaaaaaagtaaatggttTTAAAAGAGGTCTTAGGCTCCTCTTCTGTTCATTTTCTGATATGGCTCTTGTGGGAGTATGTGAAGATTACAGATGCAGAATCAATTGCGCATGCTCCTGGAATATCCATGCTGGGGAATGGACAGAAGAGGAGCTGAAGACAGCAGAAGATGGCTCATTTGAACTCTGCCGCACTGCAGTTTTAAGACAGGTCCACACACACAGGGATACTCTTCAAAGTAGCAGGGAAGGAGAGCAATGGAGGTGGGTGTAGGGGCTCTGAGGATTAGCCTTTTAACATGTCATGTGGCACAGTATACTTCACAGAGAAACTTACTGAACAGCTAATAGCAAATGTAGCTTAGACCAGTAAACAGAGCTGCAAGTTTAAACACCACATGACCCTCACCTTTAAGAAATATCCTCTGCTCCCAGCTACTACAGCTCCTTTTTCACCCTCAAAGCCATCCACCATAACCACAAGGTCCACATGCGAGTATTTCTTTTGAATTTCACAGTCTCCCCAAGTGCGTTCCACCTTGTTATCATTGTCCTGAAAGAACGTTTCAGTGTTAAAATTATTAACGTTATTCTTGCGCAAAAAAATTAAGCCATaacattattaaaggggcagtaaaaatggggaaaaaatacacgacaggaaattttcttttttcatagaaATACTAGAATATGGTCTCTTTGCCATTAAAAGTATGTAAGCATTTTTACAATGAgcttaatattttacaaatgtgaATGGTTAAATGACTTGGCATCATATGAATAATTATTACTGCGATGATGGAAAAATAAACTAGTTCCCTTCCTATTGCATATTCTGGAATGTACCTCATCGTTGCTGATAGGCACTGTTGGGTGAAGCAGGTTCCCAATCTCACGTAAACTTTCAAATCTCTCTGCTTCCAGCTTAATACGTTCTGCATCGGTTGCTGCTATGGCTTCATCTATTAAAACCCGCAGTCTCTTTATCTGTGTAACTGACAGAGCCTGCAGAGGTAAAGAAATACAACACAAAAGCAGGTTACATTAAAATAGTTATGCTCTTTTCCACTTCTATACAACCAGACCTCATAACAGATTTGATGGCAAGGACAACCaaacaagttttggtttcaaCAAAGACCACAGGGTTTACTTTTCTAAAATTGttctaaaattaaacaaatttaaaataaactttttacatatcaagctcttttgggcaggtcCCTTTTCCCTGTTCTATtggttatttttttgtgtatgtaaTCTGTAAGCTCACTGTATGCAGCTATTTACTGTATAGTGCTGAgaaatatactttataaataaatatagcagCTGTTAACCATGTTCTGCCATGTGTCtccaataaaagcattttaattattaaaaacgtAAAGAATTTTATCCAAACATTATGTTGAATCGGACTAGATAGACTTTTTCCAAATGTGGTCTACTTTCTCAACAAGTGGACTATTCCATGGACAATAATGTTTCTTCACTGAGACACAATTGGTTATAAATGTTTATGATCAGTCACTTGTACCTTTTTTCACCTGAAGAAAAGTTCTTAGCCTGAAATGTTGTGCACTATCCTTTTTCTACAATAAATGTGGCTAGAAGCCTTGCCCCTTCCTAACTTGTGTTTCCTCGTGTTCCTATATTTATGTATGATATTATGATATGATAAACCACTAAGCTAAAAGGCAACAAAGAAGTTTATGTCCAGACTGTCTGAGAAAATGGCACTTTAGACAAGACTAAACTGCTGGTAAAGTtggtagggctcatttacaactgcaagtgtaGTTTGCAAATGCCATTTCAGGCACATGCCACCCTTCAAGGTAGCAGTAACGCCAGGGTTCTCAAAGTCAATAGGCACTGAATATGCAGTGAATTGTCTGTTGGGCACACTGGAGCTTTGTGCCAAAATGAGcaagacacaagtacctttaataaatggcaaagATTTGTGCAACAACTGCGGCCATTTGTAGACAACTGTGCTATCGCTTTATAACTATAGCCCTAGTAACTACTGCACAGCACAGGTGCAAGGAGCAAAATCTGACCCCCAAAATAGcattaaaatgaaatttaaaaaacccaagcagTCACAGGCATTAACACCTGCAATATATTAAAAGCTGAAAGGTTGGAACTGAAAAACAAGAATGCAAAACCAGATAGTAAGGTTcatttattgcaataaaataacaaTCAAAAGTATAACTGCATTTAAAGctgattttaaagaaaataagtaaACAATGTACAGTGATCTTTACTCACACTGAGAACTTCAGCTGTCAGCTGGTCAAGCTGGATATTTTCAGGAAGAACATCACTGTCCCCCAATGGTTCCTTTTTCTGTAAAAGCAGACAAAAATCAGacaatgaaaatctgactttaTAGAAAGTAATACAGCTATCTGGAAATGTCTGTTTATAAAAGTGACATTTGTTTGCCCATATTACCCACATTTGCCATATTTATCATGACCACAATTTTCCCAACATTCCTTCTAGAAATTATTCTATATACCATATTAAAGTGAGTTCGCCCTTTTTTAAGGGTCGAGGAGTACAAAAGGACCCGCCTCAGGGGCCCCGAAAGGGAATGAAAGCGGTAATGGTATGGGGACATCATTGGGTCGGTTTATTCAGAATTGCCCCTAAATGCACTGTACTAGAGAAAATGATACTTTTACCAAATCAGCAGTAATCAAACAATAAACCACAGCAAAAGatgcaaaataaaattgtgttaTAGTAAAAACAACTGATATTTCAAGAATTAAAACAGATATGGGaccggttattcagaatgctcaggacctgggcttttctggataatggatatttctgtaatttgtatcttcatgccttaagtctactagaaaatcatgttaacattaaataaggccagtaggcttccaataaggattaagtacatcttagtttggatcaaatacatggtactgttttattattacagagcaaaaggaaatctttttaaaaatgtggattatttcaatataatgatgtctatgggagacggacttttcgtaatttggagctttctggataacggatcccatacctgtattccaaatAGGTGAGGGAGgggtaaaagaaaaatgttttacttccttgtttgtatgacaaaaagtcatgcaattttaaGGATTTGTTTCGGCCATGCACGAAGATTCTGCATACTCTCTATCTTGCTCAATAAGGCAGAATACCAAATAGAATACTGGATTCTGTGTATCCCTAGTTTAGAAGTGGGAAAATTGCTTATACTATGGCTCCCTCCACCATGCCATTCCCAGCTTACCTTAAAAATTAACACGGCAGGCCCGTGTTCCTTAAACACAACTTCTGCTAGCATCAACTAAAATGCATTCTGCTGTATGCAATACCCTGTTCAAATTacctattttattttcctttaggtCTTTGACACCAGACTGCTTTATCTACAACCTACACCTCACAGCCATTTTTCATGTGTTTGACTCTTCTGAGAGGCAAGTACTTGTGTTCAAAATACATTATTCTAGTGTGTATTCACTTTTATGCCTTTATCATGCATTTCAACAGATGCACCTTCAAACACCACTCTGTTAGGGCCCTAAAGAGCCGCTCTGTGTTGGTTAAGTCAGGCATCTACACCTCTGCTGCAGCATCTCAGGGCAGCTTCCACACATCTACAATTGTTCCAAGTGCCCACACATCATGATTTTTTGACAACAGCTCAAGAGTAATTTCTTTCCAAATTGAATTTGTCTACCAGTATTCCAGGAATTCACTCCCATACACCTGCACAGCTCTGTTGTAATGAGTCTAGATAGAATCTATTTCTGCCTTACTTCTATCATAACATTTTAGGACTAAACCTGCTCAGCATCATttctctacacttttttggttcatttttatttgatgctTTTGCAGAATTGATCCTATGGCTTCACCATCCCTAATAGAAGTAATTTTCACTATTGTTGGCAATAACCAGTTTTGGTAAGTTTGGCTGCATTACAGTCAAGAGATGCTCAATTTAAGGGACAATATACCTCCTTGAGTGAGTTTGATGAACTGGGCATGCACTGAACATATTTTACGGCTTAGTGTTATATCAATCTCCAACTTTTTGGGTTCTTGGTGGCATTCAGTGTGCAGATAAAAGGACTTCTGCTTATCTATAAGCCAAAATGGTCTCAACAAAGAGCTGAAGGGAGAAGGATGTTGATAAAgagcatattatatatagtgaataaagtaccccctcttgtaaaatatgaggatattataagttaccgaggagtttcatgaccatataaaaacacgaggccgaaggccgagtgtttttatacaggtcatggaactccaaggaaAAGAGAAGGAGCTAGCAGGGCGAAAAACAgtcaataacatattaaaaatagctGAATTTGGCAGAAAAATGACAAAGGTGTAAGAAGACGTACAAGTATGGCTAAGGTGTCAAAAAGTATTTACATATAAGTTGCACAGGTAAATCAGGAATAAGGGTTAGAGATCATTGATGATCAAAGTTTACCTTCATTTTCTCCCCGGTGATTTTGCTGCAAAGATTTTTCTGTTTATTAAGATTGTCTGCCTGAAACCTGCCTGCAAGGACACAAACAAATCAATAAGGGTGTGAGATAGGACTAATTTAATGGAAAAGAATAGAGTCTATATTCCTGACATATTCCTTGGCTTAGAAGAGTACCTTCCGTAGACACCAGCAGAACACACCCATATAGCTATAACAAATGGACTGTGTTGTTTGATCTACAGTACACTATGTAGACACCTGGGCAGATAAATATATCTTCATATTTGTTATAAATACAACAGTACTCAATCACCTCAAAAACTGTTAGTgaaaagaagaaacatttttcttaTGTTGTATGTAGTAAGCCTTTTACAACCCCCCCCCAACTTTCCTCTGTTAAGATAGAGAGAAGAGCAAATccctaataaagaaaatataaatatactctACATATTTTATGTATGATTTATAGCTATGGCACATGGCTGTTTTGACAGCAATTGTACTCTAGCAAAGAACAGTGGTAATCAAAATACCCCTGTGCATACAGTATGACACCACCACTTGTTTCACCAAGTTCTGCTTGTAACCGCTTTTTGTGcgtcacatatactgtatatacttatttGACAGGTAAACAGGAGTTTTGTGGCCACCGCTCTTTTCTATCGGATTGTAATTG
Proteins encoded:
- the sars1.S gene encoding serine--tRNA ligase, cytoplasmic; translated protein: MVLDLDLFREDKGGNPELVRETQRKRFKDPGLVDTLLNSDTAWRKSRFQADNLNKQKNLCSKITGEKMKKKEPLGDSDVLPENIQLDQLTAEVLSALSVTQIKRLRVLIDEAIAATDAERIKLEAERFESLREIGNLLHPTVPISNDEDNDNKVERTWGDCEIQKKYSHVDLVVMVDGFEGEKGAVVAGSRGYFLKGPLVFLEQALIQFALHTLSEKGYTPIYTPFFMRKEVMQEVAQLSQFDEELYKVIGKGSEKSDDNSVDEKYLIATSEQPIAALHRDEWLKPEDLPVRYAGISTCFRQEVGSHGRDTRGIFRVHQFEKIEQFIYASPHDNKSWEMFEEMIMTAESFYQMLGIPYRIVNIVSGSLNHAASKKLDLEAWFPGSGAFRELVSCSNCTDYQARRLRIRYGQTKKMMDKVDFVHMLNATMCATTRAICAILENYQTEEGIIVPEKLRSFMPPGLKDIIKFVKPAPIDQELTKKQKKQQQEKGKKTENCGLDTQMESMKVHSA